The following proteins come from a genomic window of Polyangia bacterium:
- a CDS encoding phosphatase PAP2 family protein, translating into MNVIDRTVFDAFGQIAGSSPRFDAFIRIWVSEEIGFKSDLAMAAVWWTWFRPGNNARSQRSAVLSAIVGTAVAVFLGRILSHAFPFRMRPFADPSLHLTLPSGSSRFGLRLWSSFPSDHALVWAAIATGMGAVSTGVGILLWTVGAILVCAPRVYVGLHFPTDILAGFAIGALVGWGITRPRICEVLSQPFLLWESRRPSWFYAAAFLLTLHVADMFSVVRMLGYTLLHG; encoded by the coding sequence ATGAATGTCATTGACCGGACCGTCTTTGATGCCTTTGGCCAGATCGCTGGCTCGTCTCCGCGCTTCGATGCGTTCATCAGAATCTGGGTTTCCGAAGAGATTGGTTTCAAGAGTGATCTGGCAATGGCCGCCGTCTGGTGGACCTGGTTTCGGCCTGGCAATAACGCGCGTTCGCAACGCTCGGCGGTCCTGAGCGCCATTGTCGGCACGGCGGTAGCGGTATTTTTGGGCCGAATTCTCAGCCACGCCTTTCCCTTCCGGATGCGCCCTTTTGCCGACCCATCACTGCATCTGACTCTTCCATCGGGAAGTTCGCGATTCGGATTGCGACTGTGGAGTTCGTTTCCCAGCGACCATGCGTTGGTTTGGGCGGCCATTGCTACGGGTATGGGCGCCGTCTCTACGGGAGTGGGAATTCTTCTCTGGACTGTCGGCGCGATCTTGGTGTGCGCGCCGCGGGTATATGTTGGGCTACACTTTCCCACCGATATCCTGGCTGGATTTGCCATAGGCGCTTTGGTCGGCTGGGGCATCACCCGACCCCGTATTTGCGAAGTCTTGAGCCAGCCGTTTCTTCTTTGGGAGTCGCGGCGGCCGTCGTGGTTTTACGCGGCGGCGTTTCTCCTCACGCTGCACGTCGCCGACATGTTTTCCGTGGTGCGAATGCTCGGCTATACCCTGCTGCACGGCTAA
- a CDS encoding FkbM family methyltransferase, giving the protein MNEAIDAGGVGRLKRCRYGYMLYNRHDLYIGRSLDLYGEWGQPELTLLSLLLQPGDVVIDVGANIGTHTVFVAQKVGPAGRVFAFEPQRIVFQMLCANVALGGHNNVHTVNAGLSRQPGTLLLPALTYDQAANYGNVRLSRTNDGESTAIMTLDQMPLERCQLLKIDVEGMELEVLEGGKALIERTKPVVYVENNDPNKSPALIRHLLELNYHLFWHFSRFYSPANFALVTTSRPDRQKVIELRLKPPVSSNSSRIC; this is encoded by the coding sequence ATGAACGAAGCCATTGACGCTGGCGGGGTCGGTCGCCTCAAACGATGCCGATACGGGTACATGCTGTACAACCGCCATGATCTCTATATCGGCCGGTCGCTGGATCTCTACGGCGAATGGGGGCAACCCGAACTGACTCTTTTGAGCCTGCTTCTTCAGCCGGGTGACGTGGTGATCGACGTGGGCGCCAATATCGGCACCCACACTGTTTTCGTTGCGCAGAAAGTGGGGCCGGCTGGTCGGGTATTCGCCTTCGAGCCGCAGCGGATCGTCTTTCAGATGCTTTGCGCGAATGTGGCGCTGGGTGGACACAACAACGTTCACACCGTCAACGCCGGGCTTTCGCGGCAACCAGGAACGCTTTTGTTGCCCGCGCTGACTTACGACCAGGCAGCCAACTACGGCAACGTCCGCCTGTCCCGGACAAACGACGGCGAATCGACGGCCATCATGACCCTGGATCAGATGCCCCTCGAACGGTGCCAGCTCTTGAAGATCGACGTCGAAGGAATGGAACTGGAAGTGTTGGAAGGCGGAAAGGCACTGATTGAGAGAACCAAACCGGTCGTGTACGTCGAGAACAACGATCCGAATAAATCACCGGCGTTGATTCGCCACCTGTTGGAATTGAACTATCATTTGTTCTGGCATTTTTCCCGCTTTTATAGCCCCGCCAATTTTGCCCTGGTTACGACGTCGAGGCCTGACCGTCAAAAGGTCATCGAGTTGAGGTTGAAGCCGCCCGTCTCTTCGAACAGCTCCAGGATTTGCTGA
- a CDS encoding WYL domain-containing protein has protein sequence MATARKKVSRRGERYAPARRLADVRAVLNTGDGASVYDLAERFGVSVRTANRYLRALQIADEPLYEEVTVRRKVWRLMASARQQTVTLTTAQMVALFLSRRVFDFLAGTGFKEDLDEVFAKLEAQLKRKDFAATRNLGRKVFDVNEARHLYEGRIEDVNDIVTALLREERLRVTHQSVSSGKKTFVLEPYTLMVYKKGLYLVGLSHQHGEIRTFALDAFRKVDWLRGDKFAYPTDYRPEQVTEGAFGLIRGEPTRVRILFDAKVARYVERVLWHPTQKFRRTGAGLEMTMKVAATVELESWVLGFGEAAVVVAPRALRAKIAGELARGAGRYKE, from the coding sequence ATGGCCACCGCCCGCAAGAAAGTTTCCCGCCGCGGCGAGCGCTATGCCCCGGCGCGCCGCCTGGCCGACGTGCGCGCCGTCCTCAACACCGGCGACGGGGCCAGTGTCTACGACCTCGCCGAACGGTTCGGCGTCAGCGTCCGCACCGCCAATCGGTACCTCCGCGCCCTGCAGATCGCCGACGAGCCGTTGTACGAAGAGGTGACCGTCCGCCGCAAGGTCTGGCGCCTGATGGCCAGCGCCCGCCAGCAGACCGTCACCCTGACCACCGCCCAGATGGTCGCGCTTTTTCTCTCACGCCGCGTGTTCGACTTCCTGGCCGGCACCGGCTTCAAGGAGGATCTCGACGAGGTCTTCGCCAAGCTGGAAGCCCAGCTCAAGCGCAAGGACTTCGCCGCCACCCGCAACCTCGGCCGCAAAGTCTTCGACGTCAACGAAGCCCGCCACCTCTACGAGGGCCGCATCGAGGACGTGAACGACATCGTCACCGCGTTGCTGCGCGAGGAGCGCCTGCGGGTCACGCACCAGAGCGTCTCCAGCGGCAAGAAGACCTTCGTCCTCGAGCCGTACACGCTGATGGTCTACAAGAAGGGACTGTATCTGGTTGGCCTCAGCCACCAGCACGGCGAGATCCGCACCTTCGCGCTGGACGCCTTCCGGAAAGTCGACTGGCTGCGCGGCGACAAGTTCGCGTACCCGACGGACTACCGCCCCGAGCAGGTCACCGAAGGCGCCTTCGGGTTGATCCGCGGCGAGCCGACGCGGGTGAGGATCCTGTTCGATGCGAAGGTCGCCCGGTACGTCGAGCGCGTGCTGTGGCACCCGACGCAGAAGTTCCGGCGGACGGGGGCGGGGTTGGAGATGACGATGAAGGTGGCGGCGACGGTGGAACTGGAGAGCTGGGTGCTGGGGTTTGGCGAGGCGGCGGTGGTGGTCGCGCCGCGCGCGTTGCGGGCAAAGATCGCCGGCGAACTGGCGCGAGGGGCGGGGCGGTACAAAGAGTAG
- a CDS encoding glycoside hydrolase family 88 protein, producing MRKRTLVPARSFTAALVFSLVVPACGGNSAPGQNGTGGSTGTGGAVSGTGGSSGSGGSEPVDAGTGGAVIAPDGSSNDVPPTMDAVNMPADTHPDVVSNPDGNPNLNPTVVQMMRKVADWQLQSAGGAKDWIHGAFWAGLMATYNTTKDEKYMTAVKNWAGTSWGLDGGAGARGDSQCAAQSMFDAYLADPTPANMVRLMGAKPSFDQLVANTPKGSDEWWWEDALFMVPPGFARLGAATGNKQYFATMNTLYWSSYGFLADKASGLVWRDHRGNDQMMWARGNGWVIAGAARVLDYLPMDDPKRADFENVVKTMAAALAKLQNADGLWRSNLSNLGQYPNPETSGTGFFTFGIAWGVNHGILDKAMYQPIAQKGWDGLVSHVAANGQLGYVQAVGGGPGPASANSTAPYATGGFLLAGSEIAKMTP from the coding sequence ATGAGGAAACGAACATTGGTCCCCGCCCGCTCGTTCACTGCGGCGCTGGTTTTTTCCTTGGTCGTCCCCGCTTGCGGAGGCAACAGCGCGCCCGGGCAGAACGGAACCGGCGGTAGCACTGGGACGGGAGGCGCCGTCAGTGGCACCGGCGGGTCCAGCGGGTCGGGCGGGTCCGAGCCCGTGGATGCCGGAACTGGCGGCGCCGTGATCGCGCCCGATGGATCGTCGAACGATGTTCCTCCGACGATGGACGCCGTCAATATGCCGGCCGACACCCATCCCGATGTCGTCAGCAATCCCGACGGCAACCCCAACCTGAACCCAACGGTTGTGCAGATGATGCGCAAGGTGGCCGATTGGCAGCTGCAGTCCGCGGGCGGAGCGAAAGATTGGATTCACGGCGCGTTCTGGGCCGGACTGATGGCGACGTACAACACCACCAAAGACGAAAAATATATGACCGCCGTCAAGAACTGGGCGGGAACGAGTTGGGGCCTCGACGGGGGCGCCGGGGCGCGCGGTGACAGTCAATGTGCGGCGCAATCAATGTTCGATGCCTACCTGGCTGATCCCACGCCGGCGAACATGGTGCGCTTGATGGGCGCCAAACCGTCGTTCGACCAGCTGGTGGCGAACACGCCAAAGGGCAGCGACGAGTGGTGGTGGGAAGACGCCCTGTTCATGGTGCCGCCGGGGTTTGCGCGGCTGGGCGCCGCTACCGGAAACAAACAGTACTTCGCCACAATGAACACCCTTTATTGGAGCTCGTACGGATTCCTGGCCGACAAGGCGTCCGGCCTGGTCTGGCGCGACCACCGAGGCAACGACCAGATGATGTGGGCGCGTGGCAACGGCTGGGTGATTGCCGGCGCGGCGCGCGTTCTCGATTACCTGCCGATGGATGATCCCAAGCGCGCCGATTTCGAAAACGTCGTCAAGACCATGGCCGCCGCGTTGGCGAAGCTGCAGAACGCCGACGGTCTGTGGCGGTCCAATCTTTCGAACCTGGGCCAGTATCCCAACCCGGAGACCAGCGGCACCGGCTTCTTCACGTTCGGCATCGCCTGGGGTGTCAACCACGGAATCCTGGACAAGGCGATGTATCAGCCGATCGCTCAGAAAGGTTGGGACGGCCTCGTCAGCCATGTCGCTGCCAACGGACAGTTGGGTTACGTGCAAGCAGTGGGCGGAGGACCTGGTCCCGCCTCGGCGAACAGCACGGCGCCTTACGCGACGGGCGGCTTCCTGCTGGCGGGCAGCGAGATAGCGAAAATGACCCCCTGA
- the recA gene encoding recombinase RecA produces MTTTQNPTATGDTTKAPSPQQLERTRSLTAAVADIEKQFGKGALMRLGEGAGEAEVPVISTGSIGLDIALGTGGLPRGRMVEVYGPESSGKTTLALHVVAEAQRLGGVCAFIDAEHALDVGYAKKIGVKAEDILLSQPDCGEQALEITEMLIKSGAVDVVVVDSVAALVPKAELEGEMGDSHMGLQARLMSQALRKLTAVVAHSNTLVIFINQLRMKIGVMFGNPETTTGGNALKFYASVRLDIRRIGALKDGEQVVGNRTRVKVVKNKLAAPFRETEFDMGYGQGISRAGELIDLGVEAGLLEKSGAWIAHGGERLGNGREAAKQYLLDHPELSRDLRTKLLEHNRIGLAAKAPPAPEKADARPPSASAKKAA; encoded by the coding sequence ATGACGACCACGCAGAATCCGACCGCGACCGGCGACACAACCAAAGCCCCATCCCCCCAGCAGCTCGAGCGCACCCGGTCCCTCACCGCCGCGGTGGCCGACATCGAAAAGCAGTTCGGCAAGGGCGCGCTGATGCGCCTGGGGGAGGGCGCCGGCGAGGCCGAGGTGCCGGTCATCTCGACGGGCTCGATCGGGCTCGACATCGCGCTCGGGACGGGGGGGCTGCCGCGCGGACGGATGGTCGAGGTCTATGGACCCGAGTCGTCGGGCAAGACCACGCTGGCCCTGCACGTGGTGGCGGAGGCGCAGCGGCTGGGCGGCGTCTGCGCGTTCATCGACGCCGAGCACGCGCTGGATGTTGGCTATGCCAAGAAGATCGGGGTCAAGGCGGAGGACATCCTGCTGTCGCAACCGGACTGCGGCGAGCAGGCGCTGGAGATCACCGAGATGCTGATCAAGTCGGGCGCGGTGGACGTGGTGGTGGTCGACTCGGTGGCGGCGCTGGTGCCGAAGGCCGAACTGGAAGGCGAGATGGGCGATTCGCACATGGGCTTGCAGGCGCGGCTGATGAGCCAGGCCCTGCGCAAGCTGACGGCGGTGGTCGCGCACAGCAACACCCTGGTCATCTTCATCAACCAGCTGCGCATGAAGATCGGCGTGATGTTTGGCAACCCCGAGACGACCACCGGCGGCAACGCGCTGAAGTTCTACGCCTCGGTGCGCCTGGACATCCGGCGCATCGGGGCGCTCAAGGACGGTGAGCAAGTGGTGGGCAACCGGACGCGGGTGAAGGTGGTGAAGAACAAGCTGGCGGCGCCGTTCCGCGAGACCGAGTTCGACATGGGGTACGGCCAAGGCATCTCGCGCGCCGGCGAGCTCATCGATCTGGGCGTCGAGGCGGGCCTGCTGGAGAAGAGCGGCGCCTGGATCGCCCACGGCGGCGAGCGCCTGGGCAACGGGCGCGAGGCGGCCAAGCAATACCTGCTCGACCATCCAGAGTTGTCGCGCGATCTGCGGACCAAGCTGCTCGAGCACAACAGGATCGGTCTCGCCGCCAAGGCGCCACCCGCGCCCGAGAAGGCGGACGCCCGTCCTCCCTCCGCCTCAGCGAAGAAGGCAGCCTGA
- the fliB gene encoding flagellin lysine-N-methylase, which produces MAAMESFSCLAERCEDSCCRDWIIPIDRESFERMRRGMTVTPEGRERLVRLVVVGQPSGDTDRMAVLKVNDQGACTMLGTDQRCGIQTEFGEATLPTACSIFPRTALAVAGRLEVGGDLACPEVSRLVLLTKNGPDLADSRRSLMPRAYVGRVVNPDPGDAYAYHLPAVRDRLFRLLGLPNHPPGARLVFAADFAEAVGSFYYANTPEFSGTQNRFSERRLDEEMRTALTADHQRSLADDFTGLRSTGEGTVAMIVTLLSERQRLPHSARFADLVRDVMTSIQKEVPGGPVGIVASPATMWQVYARRREAVNVRAGARSDLIFGNFARHFLLRSPHTDSATLSEHLYRLAIQLAAVRFLTVTHPDLEARLAAPPDAAADEAVLSRVAIHAIQTFSKAIGHHRQYLDTIIHSRRQSGGFSFGQLVMLARFI; this is translated from the coding sequence ATGGCCGCCATGGAGTCCTTCTCGTGTCTGGCCGAACGGTGCGAAGACAGCTGCTGCCGGGACTGGATCATCCCGATCGATCGCGAGAGCTTCGAACGCATGCGCCGGGGGATGACCGTCACCCCGGAGGGCCGCGAGCGCCTGGTACGCTTGGTGGTCGTCGGGCAGCCATCAGGCGACACCGATCGCATGGCCGTGCTCAAGGTCAACGACCAGGGCGCCTGCACCATGCTGGGAACCGACCAACGCTGCGGGATCCAGACGGAGTTCGGCGAAGCCACCCTGCCGACGGCGTGCTCGATTTTTCCCCGCACGGCGCTGGCCGTGGCCGGCCGGCTTGAGGTGGGCGGAGATCTCGCCTGTCCAGAAGTGAGCCGCTTGGTGCTGCTCACGAAGAACGGTCCGGACCTTGCCGACAGCCGACGCTCGCTGATGCCGCGCGCCTACGTCGGCAGGGTTGTCAACCCTGACCCCGGCGACGCCTATGCGTATCACCTGCCCGCCGTCCGCGACCGGCTGTTTCGCCTTCTCGGCCTGCCCAATCACCCACCGGGCGCGCGCCTGGTCTTCGCCGCCGACTTTGCCGAGGCGGTTGGTTCTTTCTATTACGCCAACACGCCAGAGTTCTCCGGCACCCAGAACAGATTTTCTGAACGTCGCCTGGACGAGGAGATGCGAACGGCGCTCACGGCCGACCACCAGCGATCCCTCGCCGATGACTTCACTGGTCTTCGATCAACAGGCGAGGGCACCGTGGCGATGATCGTCACCTTGCTCTCCGAGCGTCAGCGCCTGCCGCACAGCGCGCGCTTCGCGGACCTCGTCCGCGATGTCATGACTTCAATCCAGAAGGAGGTTCCGGGAGGGCCGGTCGGCATCGTCGCGTCGCCGGCAACAATGTGGCAGGTGTACGCGCGACGACGGGAGGCGGTGAATGTCCGGGCCGGGGCCCGCAGCGATCTCATATTCGGCAATTTTGCCCGACATTTTCTCCTGCGCTCGCCTCACACGGACTCGGCTACATTGAGTGAGCATCTCTACCGGCTGGCGATTCAACTGGCCGCCGTTCGTTTTCTGACCGTCACCCACCCCGACCTCGAAGCGCGTCTGGCAGCGCCGCCCGATGCGGCCGCCGACGAAGCCGTCTTGAGCCGCGTCGCCATTCATGCCATCCAAACCTTCAGCAAGGCCATCGGCCATCACCGTCAGTATCTGGACACGATCATTCATTCCAGGCGGCAGAGCGGCGGGTTCAGTTTTGGCCAACTGGTGATGCTGGCGAGATTCATTTGA
- a CDS encoding NAD(P)H-quinone oxidoreductase, translating into MVRMRAVVISQFGGPDVLHVVERPQPQAERGEVVVAVRAAALNRADLLQRRGLYPAPPDVPADIPGMDFAGDVAAVGSGVTDWAIGDRVFGLVGGGAYAEALVTSDRALAPIPTGLSYVEAAAAPEAFITAYDAMVTQAELRAGESVLISAVGSGVGTAAVQLARAVGAHVLGTARTADKLTRARALGLNDAIVANDARFAQAVKAATGGRGVDVVLELVGGDYVAEDLACLSPKGRIVVVGLLAGAKASIDLGVLLHRRAVVRGTVLRARPLEEKLAAVQAFRRHVVPLLASGRVKAIVDRVFPLAQAPAAHRWLEENNSFGKVALDCAVDR; encoded by the coding sequence ATGGTGCGCATGCGCGCGGTGGTGATCAGCCAGTTCGGAGGACCGGACGTCTTGCATGTCGTCGAGCGACCACAACCGCAAGCAGAGCGCGGCGAGGTGGTGGTGGCCGTGCGAGCGGCGGCCTTGAACCGGGCGGACTTACTGCAGCGGCGCGGGCTTTATCCGGCGCCGCCCGATGTTCCGGCTGACATTCCGGGGATGGATTTCGCCGGCGATGTCGCCGCGGTGGGCTCGGGCGTGACGGACTGGGCGATCGGGGATCGCGTGTTCGGTCTGGTCGGCGGCGGCGCCTACGCCGAGGCGCTGGTCACCAGCGATCGGGCGCTGGCGCCTATTCCCACCGGACTGTCTTACGTCGAGGCGGCCGCGGCGCCCGAGGCGTTCATCACCGCCTACGACGCGATGGTGACCCAGGCCGAGCTGCGGGCGGGCGAGTCGGTGTTGATCTCGGCGGTGGGCAGCGGCGTGGGTACGGCCGCGGTGCAACTGGCGCGCGCGGTCGGTGCGCACGTGCTGGGAACCGCCCGCACCGCCGACAAGCTGACCCGCGCCCGTGCGCTGGGCCTGAATGATGCCATCGTCGCCAACGACGCTCGGTTCGCCCAGGCAGTGAAAGCAGCCACCGGCGGGCGCGGCGTCGATGTGGTGCTGGAGCTGGTCGGCGGCGATTACGTCGCCGAGGATCTGGCGTGCCTTTCCCCCAAGGGACGGATCGTCGTGGTCGGGCTCCTGGCCGGAGCGAAAGCGTCGATCGATCTGGGCGTGCTGTTGCACCGACGCGCCGTCGTGCGCGGCACCGTGCTGCGGGCGCGACCGCTGGAAGAAAAGCTGGCCGCCGTGCAGGCCTTCCGCCGTCACGTGGTGCCGCTGCTGGCCAGCGGTCGGGTCAAGGCGATCGTCGACCGCGTGTTCCCACTGGCCCAGGCACCGGCCGCTCATCGCTGGCTGGAAGAGAACAACAGCTTCGGCAAAGTGGCCCTGGACTGCGCGGTCGATCGCTGA
- the dauA gene encoding C4-dicarboxylic acid transporter DauA — MARTRYKALEKPIPLKDLPAAALRAVLREGYFRADLKADLLAGVVVGIVALPLAMALAIGVGVAPQCGLYTAIVAGFVVAALGGSRTQVTGPTAAFIVILAPIYTRFGMAGLFLSGLLGGLVLVGMGIFRMGRLIQFIPHPVTTGFTGGIATVIATLQLKDLLGLRLPSNPEHYLERVAVMFQARGTASVWELIVGLGTLGILVFFPRITRRIPAPLVALPFAAVITMVLSRLLPGFHVATIASRFHTTVGTHTFNGIPALPPLPIIPWRAGGPGGVPLRLGFEDIRALVSGAFAVAMLGAIESLLSAVVADGMARTKHDPDAELIALGVGNLIVPFFGGIPATGAIARTATNVRSGARSPLAAMTHALTVLAAVVALAPLLGYLPMASLAALLLLVAWNMSEAKHFIHTIRVAPKSDVAVLLTCYTLTVGFDMVIGVSVGMVLASFLFMRRMAEVTQTRLADGTHPDHPGPIPPRVVVYEISGPLFFGAAQKAMAALEIVAGETKAVIILMDDVHVMDATGLVALESGLEPLRKHKCLAILSGVRPQPRALLAKAETGKDGGVVFCANIKEAFALAAKQSESETPSAAGQPNR, encoded by the coding sequence TTGGCTCGCACCCGATACAAAGCGCTTGAAAAACCGATCCCTCTCAAGGATCTTCCGGCGGCCGCGCTGCGCGCGGTGCTTCGCGAAGGCTATTTCCGAGCCGATCTGAAGGCCGATCTCCTCGCCGGCGTCGTCGTCGGCATCGTCGCGTTGCCCCTGGCCATGGCGCTGGCCATCGGGGTCGGCGTCGCGCCCCAGTGCGGGCTTTATACGGCGATCGTCGCCGGCTTCGTCGTCGCGGCGCTGGGCGGATCGCGGACCCAGGTGACGGGCCCGACCGCGGCCTTCATTGTCATCCTTGCTCCCATCTACACCAGGTTCGGAATGGCCGGGCTTTTCCTGTCGGGTCTTCTTGGCGGGCTGGTTCTCGTCGGAATGGGCATCTTTCGGATGGGCCGACTGATTCAGTTCATCCCTCATCCTGTCACCACCGGCTTCACCGGAGGCATCGCCACCGTCATCGCGACCCTTCAGCTCAAAGATCTGCTTGGCCTCAGGCTCCCCAGCAATCCCGAGCACTACCTCGAGAGAGTGGCGGTCATGTTTCAGGCGAGGGGGACCGCCTCCGTGTGGGAGCTCATCGTTGGGCTCGGCACTCTGGGCATCCTGGTCTTCTTCCCGCGGATCACGCGGCGAATTCCGGCCCCCCTGGTGGCTCTCCCGTTCGCCGCCGTCATCACCATGGTTCTTTCGCGCCTGCTCCCGGGCTTCCACGTCGCGACGATCGCCAGCCGCTTTCACACCACCGTCGGCACCCACACATTCAACGGGATCCCGGCGCTGCCTCCGCTTCCGATCATTCCGTGGCGGGCGGGCGGTCCGGGAGGCGTGCCGCTTCGTTTGGGTTTCGAGGACATTCGCGCGCTGGTGTCGGGTGCGTTCGCGGTCGCCATGCTCGGGGCCATCGAATCCCTCCTCTCGGCCGTCGTGGCCGACGGGATGGCGCGCACCAAGCACGATCCCGACGCCGAACTCATCGCGCTGGGGGTGGGCAACTTGATCGTCCCTTTCTTCGGGGGAATTCCGGCGACAGGGGCCATCGCTCGGACCGCCACCAACGTCAGGTCGGGAGCGCGCTCTCCCTTGGCGGCGATGACCCACGCCCTCACGGTTCTCGCGGCAGTGGTGGCCCTCGCTCCCTTGCTCGGGTACCTACCGATGGCGTCTCTCGCGGCCTTGCTCCTTCTGGTCGCCTGGAACATGTCCGAGGCCAAGCACTTCATCCACACCATCCGCGTCGCGCCCAAGAGCGACGTCGCGGTGCTGCTCACTTGCTACACGCTCACCGTCGGGTTCGATATGGTCATAGGCGTTTCGGTGGGCATGGTCCTGGCCTCGTTTCTCTTCATGCGCCGCATGGCCGAGGTCACCCAAACCCGACTCGCCGATGGCACCCATCCCGATCATCCCGGGCCGATTCCGCCAAGGGTGGTCGTCTACGAGATATCAGGGCCGTTGTTCTTCGGCGCGGCTCAGAAAGCCATGGCGGCACTGGAGATTGTCGCGGGGGAGACCAAAGCAGTGATCATCCTCATGGATGACGTCCACGTGATGGACGCGACCGGGCTCGTCGCGCTGGAGAGCGGCCTTGAACCCTTGCGAAAGCACAAATGCCTGGCGATTCTGAGCGGCGTTCGCCCGCAACCTCGTGCGCTGCTGGCAAAGGCCGAGACCGGCAAAGATGGCGGGGTGGTCTTCTGCGCAAACATCAAAGAGGCGTTTGCCCTGGCCGCGAAGCAGAGCGAATCGGAAACGCCTTCGGCGGCAGGCCAGCCGAACCGATAA
- a CDS encoding HTTM domain-containing protein, with translation MSRRRKRAAAAAAVRTGLAPAASRPTVPTVETLIPRIRGWLTAPQPIERLALLRIFLPLAILGFLSSRLVHADYWLTAVGFQIPDLGGDWRQPLYLPPAPVWAAWTLAAVITTSGLCLAAGLASQPAAAIFALGVAYVTLADRLEAFTVTKLAPILILALFFAPCGARYGVDGWWRRRRNPGAKIPTHVAGGTIRFFQIFLVTMYSASGIAKARGDWLTKQVLWTHLHDQYQTRVAWLITHLLPGWMWWALQGLVLTFEAGAPIWFALPWTRRPALVVGLGMHAMIGLMFGPVVWFALLMATILLASFLPEPLLLRLWAPLRRWSRPTGPAGVAEERSS, from the coding sequence GTGAGCCGCCGCCGAAAACGGGCGGCAGCGGCGGCGGCCGTCCGTACTGGCCTGGCTCCGGCGGCCAGCCGGCCGACGGTTCCGACAGTCGAGACGCTGATTCCCCGGATTCGCGGCTGGCTCACCGCGCCCCAGCCGATCGAGCGATTGGCCTTGCTCAGAATTTTCCTGCCGCTGGCCATCCTGGGATTTCTCTCTTCTCGGCTGGTGCACGCCGATTATTGGCTGACCGCCGTTGGTTTTCAGATCCCCGATCTGGGCGGCGATTGGCGCCAGCCCCTTTATCTGCCGCCGGCGCCGGTCTGGGCGGCCTGGACCCTGGCGGCAGTGATAACCACTTCTGGACTGTGCCTGGCGGCCGGCCTGGCGTCGCAACCGGCGGCGGCGATCTTTGCCCTTGGTGTTGCGTATGTGACCCTGGCAGATCGGCTGGAGGCCTTCACGGTGACCAAGCTGGCGCCGATCCTGATACTGGCGTTGTTCTTCGCTCCGTGCGGGGCACGATACGGCGTCGACGGCTGGTGGCGCCGGCGCCGCAATCCCGGCGCGAAGATCCCCACCCATGTCGCCGGCGGAACGATTCGCTTCTTTCAGATCTTCTTGGTCACCATGTACTCAGCGTCGGGCATCGCCAAGGCGCGCGGCGATTGGCTGACGAAACAAGTGCTGTGGACCCACCTGCACGACCAATATCAAACCCGCGTCGCCTGGCTGATCACGCACCTGCTGCCGGGCTGGATGTGGTGGGCGCTGCAAGGCCTGGTGCTGACGTTCGAGGCCGGCGCGCCAATTTGGTTCGCGCTCCCCTGGACCCGACGGCCCGCCTTGGTGGTGGGGCTGGGAATGCACGCGATGATCGGGCTCATGTTTGGACCGGTGGTCTGGTTCGCCCTTCTCATGGCGACAATCTTGCTCGCTTCGTTCCTTCCGGAGCCGTTGCTGCTTCGTCTCTGGGCGCCTTTGCGGCGATGGTCGCGGCCGACCGGGCCCGCTGGCGTGGCCGAAGAACGTTCGTCTTAG